GAGACGAGTACGATGACGCCGAGCACCGACAGCGCCGCTTTGTTTACCATCTTATCTGTTTAATAACCGACCTAGTAAATCAACTTTGGGTGGAACCCACCGTCGCGTAACGGACCGTTTCGACCCGGGGAGAGTGGGCCGAAACGGCTGGTTACGGCGCCCAGGGGCCCGATCGAGACGGTTACTCGGGCCGCTTCAGCGAGAGGACGGTCCGTTCGAACGAGCAGACGAGCCGTTCGTCCTCGCCCACGACGTAGACGTCGACGGCCATGGTGACGACGCCGCGCTCGCCGTCGCTCGTCTCGCGCTTGTCGGTCACCGTCGACTCGGCTCGGATCGTGTCGCCGTGGTAGACCGGCGCGGGGTGTTCGACGTCGTCGTAGGAGAGGTTCGCGACGATGGTGCCGTCGGTGGTGTCGGGGATCGTGAGTCCGACGCCGAGGCTCATCGTGTAGAGGCCGTTGACGATGCGCTCGCCGAAGTCGGTCTCGGCCGCGAACGCACCGTCGAGGTGGAGGGGCTGCTGGTTCATCGTCATGTCGCAGAAGCGCTGGTTGTCG
Above is a genomic segment from Halorientalis sp. LT38 containing:
- a CDS encoding MaoC family dehydratase, which gives rise to MSGLYYEEFEVGETIRHDKRRTISESDNQRFCDMTMNQQPLHLDGAFAAETDFGERIVNGLYTMSLGVGLTIPDTTDGTIVANLSYDDVEHPAPVYHGDTIRAESTVTDKRETSDGERGVVTMAVDVYVVGEDERLVCSFERTVLSLKRPE